One Streptomyces dangxiongensis genomic window, GGCCGGCGGCGCGGTGGTGCTGAGCACGGACCGGGACGGCGCGCTCGCGGTGGGCGGCACCGGAGGGACGGACGGGGAGGTACGGGTGACGAGAGCGCGCTGAGAGGGGTTGGGCGGGGGTCTGACCTGGCGCTTCGGGGGGTGGCCCGGTGTCGGAGAATAGGGCCGTGAGCGATGTGAGACACGTGCTGGTGCTGCCCGACCGTGACGCCGCCGAGGAGGTGACTGAGGCGCTCAGGGAACGGTTCGGGACCGACGAGGAACCGCGGCTCGTCCGGGACGCCCTGGCCGGTGAGGACGACGCCGAGGACGCCCAGTGGCTGGTGCTCCTGCGCGACGAGAACGAGCGCCTCGACCCCGCCGAGCTGGACGCGTTCGCGGGGGAGTGGGACGGCTGGCGCGAGGAGCCGTGACCCTCACGGCGGTCCCCGTCCGCCCGGCGCCGTGCCGTACGGGGGCACAGCGGACGTGAGGGGTAGCTCCGGTGTCGACCGGGACGCGCCGCTGGCGCGGCCCTTGACTCTCGCCCCGAACCCAGGAGCCCTGTCGGGCGAACCGCCCGCCCGCCGGCCGAGCGCGCGCTGGAATGCTCAGCCTTGTGAGGCCTCGGCCACGTCGACCGCTTCGAAGCCTTCGCGACGCATCCGCTCAACTCCCCAGGCGCCGAGCGGCCCGAGCGCTTGATTGAGGGTGCGCCCGTGTTCAGTCAGGGAGTACTCCACCCGCGGCGGCACCTCGGCGTGAACCTCCCGGTGCACGAGACCGTCCGCCTCCATCTCACGCAGGTGCTGCGTCAGCATCTTCTCGCTCACTCCCGGCAGACCGCGACGCAGCTCAGCGAAGCGGCGTACGCGGCGGGCCTCGAGTTCCCAGAGGATCAGTCCCTTCCACTTGCCGCTCACCACGTCGAGCGCAGCGTCGATGCCACAGATGTAAGGCCCGCATCTCGGCGCCTTGGCCATCACTGACCCCCCTTACGAAAAGGTAAGTACCGCAGAAAATAGTGGGTACTTCCGACACTAGCGGCGCTCTCCGAGCATGGAGGCATGAACGAACAACAGAACCGCACCACCAGGCAGAACAGCGCTGTCACCGTGATCGGGCTCGGCCCTATGGGCCAGGCGATGACCCGCACCCTCCTCGGCGCCGGCCACC contains:
- a CDS encoding winged helix-turn-helix transcriptional regulator; the encoded protein is MAKAPRCGPYICGIDAALDVVSGKWKGLILWELEARRVRRFAELRRGLPGVSEKMLTQHLREMEADGLVHREVHAEVPPRVEYSLTEHGRTLNQALGPLGAWGVERMRREGFEAVDVAEASQG